One Capsicum annuum cultivar UCD-10X-F1 chromosome 2, UCD10Xv1.1, whole genome shotgun sequence genomic window carries:
- the LOC124896267 gene encoding protein PALE CRESS, chloroplastic-like encodes MIIEWQAQQRERTKEFYRQCQQEEEEKKIDEYREIGLRLKDYPEEELLMAKKLVASFIRSAEEVEEKIMEAAEKGELDELVLLIIWSLLDLARRDDEKDAVRSLDLLYRRVETEILKREATPAMRLLNDLLNMHDGGLDNEGWVKACKKRMVDTFPREDPFSILVPAGFDMDTHQGPLRPALEADDLLLRVDFVREVDELLKGVRSEHNESLDTQGLDPESVASRLKQQEKQRAIHQVESLLDLAINLEW; translated from the exons ATGATTATA GAATGGCAAGCACAACAAAGGGAAAGGACTAAGGAATTTTATAGACAATGTCAacaagaggaagaagagaaaaagatagacGAATATCGTGAAATTGGATTGCGCTTGAAAGATTATCCAGAAGAAGAGCTTCTAATGGCCAAGAAATTGGTTGCCAGCTTCATTAGATCGGCTGAAGAAGTGGAAGAG AAAATTATGGAAGCTGCAGAAAAAGGTGAACTCGACGAACTTGTTCTATTGATCATATGGAGTCTGCTTGATCTTGCTCGGCGCGAT GATGAGAAGGATGCAGTTCGAAGTCTTGATCTCTTGTACAGGCGAGTTGAG ACAGAAATTTTGAAGCGCGAAGCAACTCCTGCCATGAGACTACTGAATGATCTTCTGAATATGCATGATGGTGGACTAGACAATGAAGGATGGGTTAAGGCATGTAAAAAACGTATGGTTGATACATTTCCTCGAGAGGACCCATTTAGTATTCTTGTACCTGCAGGTTTCGACATGGACACG CATCAAGGTCCTCTAAGACCAGCTTTGGAAGCTGACGATCTGCTTTTGAGGGTAGATTTTGTTAGAGAGGTGGACGAACTGTTAAAGGGGGTGCGATCTGAACATAATGAATCATTAGACACACAAGGACTTGATCCAGAATCAGTCGCGAGTAGATTGAAACAACAGGAGAAGCAACGTGCAATACACCAAGTAGAAAGTCTTTTGGATCTGGCCATCAACTTGGAGTGGTAG
- the LOC107859319 gene encoding isoamylase 2, chloroplastic, with protein sequence MATSPIQLAVHSRLLSYGSSESTKLVPAPPGNRGKIVCSVKKRELEEMNFSGIGRKNDQQVSGRFHQLKALSASGISLVPTVKRVPTYLFRTDIGGQVKVYVEKTNGKYKVLVEVLPVELSDAHAELVIVCGVFRSDASCFMPLDLNRCGADGKSSTIETPFVQGPSGKVTVELDFEASLAPCYISFYIKSQLVTDMESSEIRSHRNTNFVVPVGFSSGHPSPLGLSFLPDGSLNFALFSHSAKSVVLCLYDDTSAEKPTLEIDLDPYVNRSGDIWHAALDCSLLFKTYGYRCKAATSGKRGELVLLDPYAKVIRSVISRQGGSEKCPKYLGELCQEPGYDWSGDVRPSLPMEKLIIYRLNVTQFTKDKSSKLPDDLAGTFSGISKKWHHFKDLGVNAMLLQPIFPFEEQKGPYYPCHFFSPGNMYGRSGDALSVIKSVKDMVKKLHANGIEVFLEVVFTHTAQDAPLMHVDNTSYCVKGGDLNIQNALNCNYPVVQQMILDCLRHWVIEFRIDGFVFINASSLLRGFHGEILSRPPLVEAIAFDPILSNVKIIADNWNPVANDSKENLFPHWRRWAEINLRFCADIRDFLRGEGLLSNLATRLCGSGDIFSGGRGPAFSFNYISRNFGLTLVDLVSFSSSEVASELSWNCGEEGATTNTIVLERRLKQVRNFLFILFISLGVPVLNMGDECGQSSGGSPAYEARKSFDWNTLKTGFGIQTTQFIAFLSNLRMRRSDLLQKSTFLKEENIRWHGIDQSPPKWDDPSSKFLAMTLKADAEVSQTPVSDIGGDLFVAFNSAGDSECVILPPPPTDMVWHRLVDTALPFPGFFDEKGTPVEDELVAYEMKSHSCLLFEAQRLAET encoded by the coding sequence ATGGCAACTTCACCAATACAGTTGGCTGTGCATTCACGTTTGTTGAGCTATGGCAGTAGTGAATCAACCAAGCTGGTTCCTGCACCCCCAGGTAACCGTGGAAAAATAGTATGCAGTGTAAAGAAGCGGGAATTGGAAGAGATGAATTTCTCTGGCATAGGTCGAAAAAATGATCAACAAGTTTCTGGGAGGTTTCATCAACTAAAAGCACTATCAGCATCAGGAATTTCACTTGTTCCAACTGTAAAAAGGGTTCCCACTTACCTTTTCAGGACAGACATTGGTGGTCAAGTAAAAGTCTATGTGGAAAAGACAAATGGAAAGTACAAAGTGCTTGTAGAAGTTTTGCCAGTGGAGCTCTCAGATGCACATGCTGAGCTGGTTATAGTTTGCGGCGTATTTAGATCTGACGCGTCATGCTTTATGCCTCTAGATCTAAACAGATGTGGAGCAGATGGAAAAAGCAGTACTATTGAAACACCATTTGTGCAAGGACCTTCAGGCAAGGTTACAGTTGAGCTGGATTTTGAAGCAAGTTTAGCCCCCTGCTATATCTCCTTCTATATAAAGTCACAACTAGTTACTGACATGGAAAGCTCAGAAATCAGAAGCCACAGGAACACGAATTTTGTTGTGCCAGTTGGTTTCAGTTCAGGGCATCCTTCTCCATTGGGTCTTTCCTTTCTGCCAGATGGATCCTTGAATTTTGCTCTCTTCTCACACAGTGCAAAAAGTGTAGTTTTGTGCTTGTatgatgacacatctgctgaaaagcCTACCTTAGAGATTGATCTAGATCCTTATGTTAATCGATCAGGTGATATTTGGCATGCTGCTCTAGATTGTTCTTTGTTATTTAAGACTTATGGTTATAGATGCAAGGCGGCTACTTCTGGGAAGAGAGGAGAGCTGGTTCTTTTGGACCCATATGCTAAGGTTATAAGGAGTGTTATTTCTCGTCAGGGTGGGTCtgagaaatgtccaaaatatctTGGAGAACTATGTCAGGAACCTGGCTATGATTGGAGCGGTGATGTCCGTCCTAGCTTACCTATGGAGAAACTGATAATTTATCGCTTAAATGTGACTCAATTTACAAAGGACAAGTCCAGTAAGCTACCCGATGACCTTGCTGGAACGTTCTCTGGTATTAGCAAAAAATGGCACCATTTCAAAGATCTTGGTGTGAATGCAATGTTACTTCAGCCAATTTTCCCTTTCGAGGAGCAGAAAGGACCCTATTATCCGTGTCATTTCTTTTCACCTGGAAATATGTATGGACGTTCTGGCGACGCTCTTTCTGTCATTAAATCTGTAAAAGATATGGTTAAGAAACTACATGCTAACGGGATAGAGGTttttcttgaagttgttttcaCTCACACAGCACAGGATGCTCCTTTGATGCATGTTGATAACACTTCATATTGCGTAAAAGGTGGTGATCTGAATATTCAAAATGCATTGAATTGCAACTACCCCGTAGTCCAACAAATGATTTTGGACTGTCTCCGCCACTGGGTAATTGAGTTTcgtattgatggttttgtttttataaatgcTTCTTCCTTGTTGAGAGGGTTCCATGGAGAGATTCTATCTCGTCCTCCATTAGTCGAAGCTATTGCCTTTGATCCTATACTTTCAAATGTCAAGATAATTGCGGATAATTGGAATCCAGTAGCTAATGATTCAAAGGAAAATTTATTCCCTCACTGGAGGAGATGGGCAGAGATAAATCTGAGATTTTGTGCTGACATTCGAGACTTCTTGAGAGGTGAGGGTCTTCTAAGCAATCTAGCAACACGACTTTGCGGAAGTGGGGATATCTTCTCAGGTGGACGGGGCCCTGCATtctcttttaattatatttccagAAATTTTGGGCTTACTCTTGTTGACCTGGTTAGCTTCAGTAGTAGTGAAGTGGCTTCAGAGTTAAGCTGGAACTGTGGAGAAGAAGGCGCTACAACTAATACTATTGTCCTAGAGAGACGACTTAAACAAGTTCGTAATTTTTTGTTCATATTGTTCATTTCTCTAGGTGTGCCAGTACTGAACATGGGAGATGAGTGTGGTCAGTCTTCAGGAGGTTCCCCTGCATATGAGGCTCGAAAATCTTTTGATTGGAATACTTTAAAAACTGGTTTTGGGATTCAAACTACCCAGTTTATTGCATTCTTGAGTAATTTAAGAATGAGAAGAAGTGATCTTCTTCAAAAGAGTACCTTCTTGAAGGAAGAAAACATCCGGTGGCATGGGATTGACCAGTCTCCTCCAAAATGGGATGACCCTTCCAGCAAATTCTTGGCTATGACTCTGAAGGCCGATGCTGAAGTCAGCCAGACGCCAGTATCTGATATTGGAGGTGACCTGTTTGTTGCCTTCAATAGTGCAGGCGATTCAGAGTGTGTTATCCTTCCACCACCTCCAACGGATATGGTATGGCATCGTCTCGTTGACACAGCCCTCCCTTTCCCCGGGTTTTTTGATGAGAAGGGGACCCCAGTTGAAGATGAATTAGTTGCATATGAGATGAAGTCTCACAGCTGTTTACTGTTTGAAGCACAGCGACTAGCTGAAACTTAA